TTAAAAGTCATCTTGCCCAATTGAGTCAGAATTCTCCTTTCCAGAACCATTGCATGGCCATAAGAACAGATAATAGAAAGCAAATGGCCCCTATAATTTTCACTCCTTTGACCTTGTAAGCGAGGAAACAGTAAGACAAACGccctttaaaaatgaatgtttagtgggtgggtgggaagtgatcaaccaaagaacctgtatgcatatatgcatgacccatggacacagacaatagggtggtggaggcctggggtggggggctgggatgggctagaaggggtcagtggtggggaaaaaaggggacatatgtaatactttcaagaataaagatttaaaaataataaaataaatgtttagataGCTACATGATGGCTATTAGTGAttgtcttatttttctctgaacGTGTGTGTTCCTCCAGTTGGTCATCGCTAAGTGCCTGCTGCATCCTAGGGAGGTCTGTCATTCTTTTGGAAAATGGGATCGAACCCGTTATGTCTCTGGCTTCCTCATTTTCTGTCACTTTGATGAATCTGGACCACACTTGAGTTAATACTGAACGGCAGCCGTGTGGACAGAGATGGAAAAAAGCAACGTCCGTCTgatctcattgctgtttctttctttccccctctgcCAGCGTCCTAGCCTGTTCCTCTAACCCCATGATGGCGGTGGACATCGAGTGCCGATACAGCTGCATGGCCCCTTCCTTGCGCCGAGAGCGGTTCGCCTTCAAGATCTCACCAAAGCCAAGCAAACCTCTGAGGCCTTGTATTCAGCTGAGCAGCAAGAAGGAAGCCAGCGGAGTGGTGGCCCCAACCGTCCCGGAGAAAAAGGTGAAAAAGCGAGTGTCCTTCGCAGACAaccagggcctggccctgacAATGGTCAAAGTGTTCTCGGAATTTGATGACCCGTTAGATATTCCGTTCAACATCACTGAGCTCCTAGACAACATCGTGAGTCTGACGACAGCAGAGAGCGAGAGCTTTGTGCTGGATTTTTCTCAGCCTTCGGCAGATTACTTAGACTTTAGAAACCGGCTGCAGACCGACCGCGTCTGCCTGGAGAACTGCGTGCTGAAGGACAGAGCGGTCGCCGGCACCGTGAAGGTGCAGAACCTGGCGTTTGAGAAGACGGTGAAGATCAGGATGACCTTCGACACCTGGAAAAGCTTCACAGACTTCCCCTGCTGCTATGTGAAGGACACTTACTCCAGTTCAGACAGGGACACGTTCTCCTTTGACATCCGCCTGCCTGAGAAAATCCAGTCTTACGAAAGAATGGAGTTCGCCGTGTGTTATGAGTGCAACGGGCAGACGTACTGGGACAGCAACAAAGGCAAAAACTATCGCATCACCCGGGCGGAATTGAAGTCCACTCAGGGCCCGGCCGAGTCACGAAATGGACCCGATCTGGGCATCTCCTTTGACCAGTTCGGAAGCCCTCGGTGCTCCTACGGTCTGTTCCCGGAGTGGCCCAGTTACCTAGGGTACGAAAAGCTGGGGCCCTACTATTAGTGGCCACGGGTGACGGAGCCCCGCTGAGTGGGTGCAGACGAGCCCCGCTGCAGTCACCGTGGGACGGAGATGGAAAGCCAAGAGAATAGCCGAACTGCCGTCAGGCACACTTTCCGAAAAGAAAGGATCCTATTCACTTCTTCCTCCAACCAGCAAGTCCGGCCCGGCTCAGACCACAGAACCAGTTTCACGCTCAGAGTGGCCGCGGTGTGCCGGTCTGCTTGGCACCCGTGGCAGCCACACGGGACGATGGTGCCAGAGAGGGTCTGcacaggagccaggcctgcaggcagtgCTGGCGAGGCTAGAGGATGGTGGCTTCCTAACGATGCGACGCGGAGGGTGCCCGGGCTGTGTGGAGGAGCGGCTGAGGACAGTCAGTCACTTGGATGTcactccctccccagccaccttcTGGCCCCTTGCCGCTCTCTGGCGTCTCTCCACCCAGCCAGGCCTTCCTACCTCTTGCTGCTGTCTCACGTCTACGCGTTCCTCACATTGTGCCTccgtgccttttttttttttggtgtttttcttcGACAGTTCATCTGATGTTCAGGAAACGATAATAAAGGCAGATCGGCCTGGGAGACAGGCATTTCCTCTTGCTGGGCCCCGGGTGTATTTCCAGCGGAGAGCAGCCTGCCGGTGATCCAGAGGAACTGGCGTCCGGGCAGCGGTGCGGATTGCCGGCTCAGGACCGGCAGGACAGCCGCGAGTGGGACACGTTTCGCTTCTCCTCTTGGCTTTTGGGGGAGCTTTCTAAGCACTCAGACTTACCCGGAGTCACCAGGAGGCTCACTTCCAAGGGGTGTTTCAACTTGCTCGGCTGGTTGGCAGGCGTCTCGTTCTTTATACCAGGATTTTAGATCGCCCTTTCTGGAGACTCATCTTTTACACTGTGTTCAGGACATTGGGATTGGCAGATCCAATATATCCTCAGAGCCTTCCGAAAAcgtttgcttttattttgactGTGATTTTCAGGACCCGGGACATGTTACAGGCACCCAGGGACTTTGATTTGGGTGTCCTTATTTATGCGaaagaggcagaggaggaaaaCCTAAGTTCTCCTATGTTTGCCAGCTCTGCAATAGCAGACATCAATTGTTCTCCACCATGTCggacaaaagaattaaaaatctgGTGGGTCATGTGGTTGTGAGACTCCTGGAACTTTCACTGTCAGATGGATCCCCAGATCCTGTGATTATTTGGGGGCAAGCCTGGTTTGGACTTGGgggtgtttaaaatatttttacatgtgtATTTGTAGAAGGTTTggggtttttctgtttttgtttgtttttgtttttggagaTTAAATGACTGTCTCGTTCTCCTTTTGCCTGATTTACTAAAGTGAGGTTTTCCTgagggaggcaggaagtgggGTGCACAGCTACTGGACTCTGCAGGCAGAGAGTCTCCTTCCGTTTGCATTTTCCAAAATCCATCAGGAAACACCTCCCAGCTTCTTCGTAGATCCTGTCGGGTGTCGGGCAGGTACGGAGTGTCTTGGCTCCTGGAGtttggtgggtgtttttttttttttttttcctttggactttaaaatgttttaactttttaaacgCTCTTTAAGTTGTGTTTGATGTAATTCTTATTCCGAAAACTGGCTGTTACTAGTCTGCAATCGCGTGCCTTATTGTTTATGCCTCTCCCAGGTGGGCAGCACTGAGGGATGCCATGATAATGTAATTTATGGGAAAATCACATTTACCTACGCTGAAATGGGGCAGAGCTGTGTTTGATCCAAGCATATCTTACATCAGGTACACAGAGAGCACTTTGTGTTACAAATCTGGTGGTCAGAGCTATTAAGAGTGCAAATCTAAATTGAATAGGAGCaaaattttgattttgttttaagaagtctctcccccccccccctccatttcAGGAAAGGTACAAGGTGCACCGTCGTTGACACGTTACCCGACTACAGGTGATGAGATCATCCTGTGTTCATGAGAAAAACGCCTCAAGTGACTTGTGTATGGCTGTCAATAGTAGTGATCCTAAGGCATTCCTGTGTCAAAATTTGAAATAGGGTAATTCAGTGATAAGTATCTCTTCTGAAACAGCCGtaaaccctccccctcccctgctttgCTCCCAGCTCTCCCCAGATATTTTTGCTGGCGGCTCTGCTTGCACGCCCCCCAGCCGGTGCACCTGGGACACTCACCCCACAGGGCAAGTCCGCACCCGCTTGCAAAGACCCTGCTCTCACTGAGGAATCTGGTTGCCCGACTTCCCTGTCAGCATTGCCATTCAGTGAGGTGGTAGGATCTGAAGAatactgtctcctcctccccaagCAGTCCTCCTCCCGTCCGGCTCGGTCCCAGAACATGAGGGGCCTCTGCGTGGCTCACCCTCAGCCCACAGGTCTACACGCTGGAGAGA
The sequence above is a segment of the Eptesicus fuscus isolate TK198812 chromosome 8, DD_ASM_mEF_20220401, whole genome shotgun sequence genome. Coding sequences within it:
- the PPP1R3B gene encoding protein phosphatase 1 regulatory subunit 3B isoform X1 — translated: MRLPVEGTDLSLGPRSCCRSGCPSHPGTNAAAGWSLCASGLMSCTSVLACSSNPMMAVDIECRYSCMAPSLRRERFAFKISPKPSKPLRPCIQLSSKKEASGVVAPTVPEKKVKKRVSFADNQGLALTMVKVFSEFDDPLDIPFNITELLDNIVSLTTAESESFVLDFSQPSADYLDFRNRLQTDRVCLENCVLKDRAVAGTVKVQNLAFEKTVKIRMTFDTWKSFTDFPCCYVKDTYSSSDRDTFSFDIRLPEKIQSYERMEFAVCYECNGQTYWDSNKGKNYRITRAELKSTQGPAESRNGPDLGISFDQFGSPRCSYGLFPEWPSYLGYEKLGPYY
- the PPP1R3B gene encoding protein phosphatase 1 regulatory subunit 3B isoform X2; amino-acid sequence: MMAVDIECRYSCMAPSLRRERFAFKISPKPSKPLRPCIQLSSKKEASGVVAPTVPEKKVKKRVSFADNQGLALTMVKVFSEFDDPLDIPFNITELLDNIVSLTTAESESFVLDFSQPSADYLDFRNRLQTDRVCLENCVLKDRAVAGTVKVQNLAFEKTVKIRMTFDTWKSFTDFPCCYVKDTYSSSDRDTFSFDIRLPEKIQSYERMEFAVCYECNGQTYWDSNKGKNYRITRAELKSTQGPAESRNGPDLGISFDQFGSPRCSYGLFPEWPSYLGYEKLGPYY